Part of the Meleagris gallopavo isolate NT-WF06-2002-E0010 breed Aviagen turkey brand Nicholas breeding stock chromosome 28, Turkey_5.1, whole genome shotgun sequence genome, CTCCAAGCAGTCCGAAATAGCTCTGAGCTGCCCCGTCAGCACCCTGGCTGCCAGCTGAGGCTGGGCACACCGCCCTGCTCACCCCAAGGTCCTGTgtgcagcccaggacacagcctccccagtgctgcggagcaggcagcagctggaacAACGCCCAATGAAAACCTCTTCACCCACAGAGCCCAAAGCCCGTGCGTTTTGTGCCCCCAAAATGAAGCAGAGCAAAagggcaggagctgcccagCAGCTGTCACTGCAGACCTCTGCGCTGCCAGAGGAGACAGGAGCAAAGCAAACGCTGCCagtcagcagctgcagctcaccATGTGTTTGAAGGCGTTCTCAATGGCACCGATCACCAGGCTCTCGTGGGAAACTGCCTTCTCCAGGTGAAAGCGTGGCAGAGCATCACTGGGGACCTCCCTACTGTCCTCTGCCTGGCTCAGCTCAGCATCGTGCTGCAGGCAGatgggaggtggggaggggtCCTGTAGGATGTCCACCAGGTCCCGCAGCTGCTCGCAGATGTGCAGGTGCAGCCTCTTGGATGCCATGACAGCAGCACCGCTGCCAGCGTGTCCATCAAACAGGGCCCAGTAGTGGAAATAAAACCCCCTCCTGCCCTGTTGGGAGAGATGGGAGACTCAGTGATGCCTGCAAGGGAGCAGGTGGGCTTACAGCTGTTAAGGGAGGGCTACACGGTTACAGATGTTAGGGGAGCAGCCTCCCACCATGCCCTCACCCTGTCAggctccctgctgccatccctgcagggcaggTGGCCCCTGGGGCTGGGCCTCCTCTCCACAAACACCACCTCACAGCATGCCTGGTCCTCGTTGTGCTGGCTCTTCCCTGCATTTATCACCCTGtcgggaggaaaaaaaccattAGGATTCTCCATTTTGCACTCGAAATATCAGGACTTGCCCAGAGACACTGCACAACATCAGCCCCAGCTCATAGGGATGGGCTGGAAGCGATGTGGCAGAGGTGACCCCAGCAGCACCAAATTCCTCCATCCCCACCACTGCCCAAACCCACCCCACCCTCAGGGCACCCAGCCTGGGCACATGGGCACTGCACAGGATGCGCAGCCTCCATCCCAAACCTTGCAGAGGGAGCAGGCAGCTCACAGGAGGAGGCGAAAAATGGAACCAGCAGGACTTTTGCAAAAAGATTCACATGAACTTTTTGCAGCTTGTGCTGACAAAGCAGATGTCAGGTCTGGACTGCAAAACCTGCTCACGAGGGGAAGCTGTAAATGTGCACAACTGAGTGAGCTATTTGGGCAAGGACTTTCCAAGTGGTTTGCAGAAAGAAGTCCTGGGACAGAGAGGAGAAGTCCCACTGCTGAGCACAGGgtggttttccttcctttccccacagCATCTGCAGGGTTTTTGCTCCTGCAAGAGGGAGTGCAGGGTGCCCCAACCCCAGCACTTCCCGAAGGAAACACATCTCAGGAGGTTCCAGGGAAGCTCAGCTCGTGcaaagctgcaggagcagagcacagagcagcagtggtgGCCTTCAGCTCCTGACCTTCCCCACCTGCATTCAGCTACGGGTGGAACTCAAAACCAGCGAAAGTAGAAGAGAGCGAGCTCCCAAAGGGGAAATCAGGGTCAGGTCCCGCTCCCATCTCAGCTTCAATTCCTTTCTCCCATGTCCTGCGAGAATCGGAGCGGTTCCTTCACCCTTCAGTATCAGTTCCCTGCGTAGCACCGGGCATCGGGCAGATAAGTGCAGAAAATGGAAGAGCTTCGAGCTCTGAGGGGATGGGGAACAGCGTAAACAGCTGAGCCGCCGGCAGACGGGCAGAGAGCCGGCAGGCAATCCTCTCGTGTAAGAACGCACAGCTCAGCACCGCCTCGACCCACTTTCGTTTCTCGTGGCCCCGCTCCGCCCGCTTCTCCCTGCNNNNNNNNNNNNNNNNNNNNNNNNNNNNNNNNNNNNNNNNNNNNNNNNNNNNNNNNNNNNNNNNNNNNNNNNNNNNNNNNNNNNNNNNNNNNNNNNNNNNTCCTCCTCTTCTAAATCTTAAACAGTTTTTTGATACAACTGCAGAAAACCAActgtgctgtgactgctggCCCCAGCCCGTGTGCTGAGCCACGTGCAGCACACCTACCTTTGTGTCCTTGGAATAAACGTTCAGAGAAAAACGCTCTGTGTTGAATCCTGGGTGCTGCgtgggcacagcacagggtCTGCAGGGGCAGCCAAAGGGATGCCACACATGCAGCATTACAATCACTCAAATACCAGTTAGCATTTATTCTCCCAGTTACTCAGCCGAACATACCGGTGCTAAGAGTCTATGAGGAACCCGGACTCGATGAAGGCACCATCATTCTAATGCTGGATGTGGGGACAAGGCACTGCCCCGGGGCAGTCCCAGGGtgcagggcactgctggcactCCTCGCAGCACATCTCTGCAGGAcagggctgagcacagccctggtgAGTCCATAAAGGCCAGGGGGCAGCTGGGGCCAGCACAATGCGGGGAACAGCCAGCAGCCCCCGCTTCTGCCAGCCCTGCTCAAGGCAGAGAGACCGCACAGCCCATAGAGAGCAATGGGGAACGAAGGCATCGCCCCACAGCGTGGCACAGGGATGCCCCAGTGCCTGGGGACAGCTCTGGGGCAGAGGGTCGGGGACGGGCATGGAGCAGAGCCcttcctgctcacagcagcGGGCAGCCCCGGCGCTTCTTGTTCTTGCGGACCTGCAGGCCTGCACGCGTGGCCATCTCAAAGACCTCCCGCACGCCCTCCTTGGTTTTGGCCGAGCACTCGAGGTAGCCAAAGGCGTTGATCCGGTTGGCCATGTCTCTCCCCTCCTCTGGCTTCACAGGCTCCTGGGCAGCATTAAAAAGGAGGGTTGGGAATACCACCCGAAGCAagaagcacagcagctgcctgcagggcaTCCCCCGTGCCCAGATCAGGGCTGCAAGAAGGAAGTTCCCAGCACAACAGCCCAGGGTGCGGGGATCCCAGCGCTGGCACTCCCTGAGCGCACACCCAACCCCAGCACGTCCCACCTGCTTCATCTTCGCCAATTCCCTCCGTGTGTGCTCATCGTTGCGCAGGTCCTTCTTGTTCCCCACCAGGATGATGGGCACGTTGGGGCAGAAGTGCTTCACCTCCGGAGTCCACTTCTCAGGGATGTTCTCTGCGAGGAGCAGAGTGCAGCTGCTGAGCTACGGGGCATTGGGACACACAGCAGCGCTGCTGCTCCGTGCAGGGCAGGAGGGCACGAcgagctgcagccctgcactgtgCAGGGGAGCATGGAAatgccccacagagccccagaGCCACCCAGCTGGGCACAACAGCCTCTCCCAGCACCTCCACCATGCACCAGCTCCCAGCATCTTCCTGGAGTGTGCAAAAAGCCGAGGGTGGAGCAGGGAGACATAACACCCCCAAAGTGGCACAGGGACTTCCCAGAACCCAGTATGCCAGCAGGGTCTCAGCCAGCAGGACCCCAAGATGCACCCCCTGTTCCTACCGAGGCTGTCTGGGCTGTCGATAGAAAAGCACATGAGGATGACATCTGTGTCTGGGTAGGAGAGAGGCCGCAGTCGGTCGTAGTCCTCCTGCCCAGCTGTGTCCCACAGTGCCAGCTCCACCTGTGGGCAGAGGGACACTCAGCACCTCACAGACCCTACAGGCAGCTCGTGGGGCCAGGCGGGATACTTGGTCTTCCTCAGCTGCAGTGAGGAGGGTCCTTCACAAACTGGGGCATGGTTGGGGTAACCCAAAATCAGGGGTGCTGCAGGGCTCACTCTCCACTGCAGCATCCCATCACCACC contains:
- the RHOC gene encoding rho-related GTP-binding protein RhoC, with amino-acid sequence MAAIRKKLVIVGDGACGKTCLLIVFSKDQFPEVYVPTVFENYIADIEVDGKQVELALWDTAGQEDYDRLRPLSYPDTDVILMCFSIDSPDSLENIPEKWTPEVKHFCPNVPIILVGNKKDLRNDEHTRRELAKMKQEPVKPEEGRDMANRINAFGYLECSAKTKEGVREVFEMATRAGLQVRKNKKRRGCPLL